In the Solanum pennellii chromosome 5, SPENNV200 genome, one interval contains:
- the LOC107018834 gene encoding pleckstrin homology domain-containing protein 1-like gives MASIWRAVMGDNTTPSTDDYDGVEFWVNPERAGWLTKQGEYIKTWRRRWFVLKQGKLFWFKEANLNRGSKPRGVIPVGDCLTVKGAEDVLNKQFAFELSTRSDTMYFIADSEEKKEYWINSIGRSIVQHSRSVTRDEILDYDNDSRK, from the coding sequence ATGGCCAGTATATGGCGAGCAGTGATGGGCGATAACACAACTCCATCGACCGACGACTATGACGGAGTAGAATTCTGGGTTAACCCCGAACGAGCCGGCTGGCTCACAAAACAAGGCGAGTACATAAAAACCTGGCGTCGCCGGTGGTTCGTGTTGAAACAGGGGAAACTGTTTTGGTTCAAGGAAGCGAATCTCAATAGAGGATCGAAACCGCGTGGTGTTATTCCGGTGGGTGATTGCCTTACAGTGAAAGGAGCTGAAGATGTTCTGAATAAACAATTTGCGTTTGAGCTTTCAACTAGGTCTGATACTATGTATTTTATTGCTGATTCTGAGGAGAAGAAGGAGTATTGGATCAATTCGATCGGACGGTCTATAGTGCAGCACTCTAGATCTGTTACTCGTGATGAAATTCTCGACTATGATAATGATAGCCGGAAATAA
- the LOC107018632 gene encoding 30S ribosomal protein S31, chloroplastic, translating into MASLLVGSVPMATVQSMASLSPNLSFSRSHSVAGSVSITAASPSASISFSSLTDSNLPLIYCGRGDKKTAKGKRFNHSFGNARPRNKKKGRGPPRVAAPPAAPKRDPFDDGQVVKIEIHDP; encoded by the exons ATGGCGTCGTTGTTAGTTGGTTCAGTTCCTATGGCTACTGTTCAATCCATGGCTTCTCTTTCTCCTAATTTATCATTCTCTCGTTCTCACTCCGTCGCCGGCAGCGTTTCAATCACGGCGGCATCTCCTTCAGCATCAATTTCGTTTTCGTCTCTCACCGATTCAAATCTCCCATTGA TATACTGCGGTAGAGGTGATAAGAAGACGGCGAAAGGCAAGCGGTTCAATCACTCCTTTGGCAAT GCAAGGCCAAGGAACAAGAAGAAGGGAAGAGGACCACCTAGGGTTGCAGCACCACCAGCAGCACCAAAGAGAGATCCATTTGATGATGGCCAAGTCGttaaaattgaaattcatgACCCATAG